The genomic interval TAACGGTATTTGAATATTTGTTGCCATTTACATATCTCATACCTCGTGCTGAAATTTTTGTTTTTTGGTTCTCATTAGAAAAAAGTATATAAAAAAGTTTGTAAATTTATAGTTTCTGCTAAAAGTTACATTGTTTTATTAATTTAATTCAACATAATGCACTTAGTTCAATCTGATGATACAAATTGTTTTAAAGAGCAGTGAGGAAAGGACGGCAAGTTTTTTATATAACTTGATTAACGATGGAACGAATATCTACACAGAATGTGGATTTTTTGCAAATATTAATTGAAAACCAGCCTAAGGGTGTTATTAGTATGTTAAATAGGGTATACCTGATTGTTGATATTAGTTTGTGGATTCAATACAATGTTTAATCAAAGTCCAATAAAGCCTTTAAGAGCGTGGACATAATGAATCGTAACGCAAGTGATATTGAAAATTTAGAAATATTTTGAATTTAATATAGGCACATTTTTTCAAGGTAATTTGGTAAAAAACAAATGGTTACTCCAGTTTTCTTATCAAACTTGAATGCATTGAGGTCCATAACATTGACAATCTTCGGTGAAATTGACATAAATCTTCATCCAGCAGGGAAAATCTGATCTCATTTTGAATAGTGTAGTTACCAAAATATAAGTTGGCTTAACAGAATCGATGAGGGATCTAAGGACAAAAGATATATTCTAATAAAAATTTGAAACAAGTGTATAAGAATGGATGAAAAAATCGTGCATGAAGATGACCTTGGAAATCTGAGACGGTCCCATTATTCATTTCAAATAAGTCGCTCTAATATTGATGAGTCAGTTGTAATTGTAGGGTGGATTTCGTCCAAGCGCGATCATGGTAACGTCCTTTTTGTACAGCTCAGAGATCAGTTTGGAGAGATGCAGGTAGTTGTCAAGAAGAAGGAATTATCTTCTGATCTATTCAATACTATAAGAAATTTGAAGGAACACTCTTCCTTAGGTATTACAGGAGTAGTCGTCGAACAAAAAAATTCTTTAGATCAAGTTGAAATAATACCTAAAGAAATAAAAATTTTATCTATTTCTAACAAACCTGCACCATTTCTAACTCAAGCAGTTTCCTCGGTCGGCATAGATACCCGTCTGGATCTGAGGGCTATTGATTTGCGACGGAACCACTTGCAATATATATTTAAAATTCGGAATACAGTTATTAATTCAATTCGCGAATATTTTAATGAAAATTATTTCGTTGAAGTTAATACTCCAAAAATGATTGCCACAGCGACAGAAGGAGGAGCTGCATTATTTCCAATATTTTATTACGACAGGGAGGCTTTCCTGGCGCAAAGTCCCCAGTTGTATAAAGAACAGCTTACTATGGCCTTTGAAAGTGTCTTTGAAATTGCTCCCATATTTCGAGCTGAACCGTCTAGAACAAATAGACACTTATCTGAAGCAATTTCAGTTGATGCTGAAAAGGCCTATGTAGACTATCGCGATATGATGGATCATCTGGAGAAGCTAATTCATCATATCATTAATAAAATAAATACAAAGAATGCCAATGAATTAGAAAACTTAGGAATTAGTCTACCCCAAATTAATAATTCCTTTACGCGGATAACATATTCGGATTTAGTACGAAAACTCCAGGCAAATCACAAATATATCAGATGGGGTGATGACATCTCACCTAAGATACTTAAAGATTTATTTGGTGATGAATTCTTTTTCATAATTGAATGGCCCGCTTCTACTAAGCCGTTTTACGTTAAATCAATCACTGAAGATGATTACTCTGCAGGAAAAGATATTGATGAAAAAAATCGTCTTAGTGAGTCTTTTGACCTCATGTTTGGGGGGTTGGAGCTGTCTTCTGGAAGCACCCGTATAAATAATAAGAGTATGTTGATGGAAAACATGAAGAAAAAAGGGTTAAATGATAAGGCTTTTGACTACCATCTCAGAGTATTTGATTATGCTGTACCCCCGCATGCGGGATTTGGGTTAGGTTTAGAGAGACTTATTATGGCAATACTAAGATTAGATAACATTAGAGATGCAACCTTTTATCCACGCGATATTGATCGATTGACTCCATAAGATAAATATAAAGTTGAGTATGAACCCACCTAATCCATGTCTACTGAAGATGACTTAGAGCAGTTATGCAATCTCTCTAAATTGGAGATCCCAGATGAGCTGATGAAGGAAACCAGTAAAAAGATACACGAAGTTTTGATGTTATTTGACAAACTTGATCAATTTGAAAAGTCAGAGTTTGAACTTAAGACTAACGATGGTATAAAAATCGAAAAATCCATTGATTCACTACGGGATGATCAAACATTTGAGACGAATCCTAGCAAAATCAATCATTATATGAAGATTAAATTTTCTAAGTCAAAGAGCGGTTATATATTAGGTCCGAGGATTTAGATTTTGAAGGAGCTATTTAAACTTCCAGCAAATGTAGTTATAACTAAGATTAAGAATGGCGAGTTTACTGCAGAGGAATACATTTCAGTAATTATTGAGAGAATCAATAAAACCGACATCAAGATAAATTCTTTTATTACCAAGAATTTTGAAAATGCGCTAGAGAAATCAAAGAAAATAGATCAAAAAATACAAAAAGGTGAAAAAACGGGGAATTTAGCAGGGATTCCAATTGGTATCAAAGACAATATTAATGTAAAAGGATTGAAAAACACATGTGCTTCCAAAATGCTTAGTGATTATGTTTCGCCATTTAATGCAACTGTGGTAGAGCGCATAGAAAAGCAAGATGGAATCATAATAGGGAAATTAAATATGGATGAATTTGGAATGGGCTCTACCTCTGAGTTTTCGGCTTATGGACCAGTTAGAAACCCATGGAATATAGATTATGTTGCAGGAGGATCTTCTGGTGGTAGCGCTGCAGCTGTGTCTTCCCTCCAAATACCAATATCCCTTGGATCTGATACAGGTGGGTCCATTAGATGTCCTTCTAGCTTTTGCTCAGTGGTTGGACTCAAGCCGACTTACGGAAGCATAAGCAGAAATGGTTTAGTTTCTTATTCAAATTCATTAGAACAGATAGGACCTATTGCAAGAACAATATTTGATATTGTTCCTATTCTAAATACCATATCGGGAGAGGATATCAATGACAATACAACTTCTGATTTGAGAAATGATTGTATAATAAAATCTGATGAGCAATTACAGATATCCAGACTCAAGGTAGGTATATTATCTGACTTAATTCAAAGTTCTGATTCTCAAATTGTCAGTGGAATTCAACAAAAAATCGACTTATTGGAGAAACACCACTGTTATTTGGAAAACATCAAAATATCAATGATAGATTTTGCGGTTGCCTCTTACTATATTATTGCTACAGCAGAAGCATCTAGCAATCTTTCAAGGTTTGACAATATTAGATATGGATATACTTTAAACCCTGAGGGATATGAATGGACAACTTACTTTTCAAAGGCAAGATCACTATTCGGGGATGAAGTTAAGCGCCGCATATTGCTGGGCTCTTATGTTCTTTCTGCAGGGTATTTTGGAAAATACTATGCCAAAGCGCAACTAGTACGATCATTAATTCGAAATGAATTCGAAAATTTATTCAAGAAATTTGATGTCATCTTACTCCCTACAATGCCTGTTTTGCCTTTCAAATTGGGCGAAAAAATATCCAATCCTGTAGATATTTATAATTTGGACCTGTTTACAATTATTGCAAATTTAACAGGATTACCTGCAATTTCTATTCCAGCAGGATTTTCCAAAGAGGGATTTCCATTTGGGGTTCAATTGATTACAAATGCCTTTGATGAACAAAAGTTAGTTGATTTCGCGGTTTTATTTGAAAGAACATCCAATTATGGAGAATGCGATCCAGGATTATGAAAGCAGATACTATGAACATTGATCAACTAAAAATAGGTCTTGAAATACATTGTCAGCTTACTAATCTGAATACTAAATTGTTTTGCAGATGTCTTTGTAACTATAGAAATTCCCAGCCGAACGAGAATACTTGTCCAATTTGCCTGGGTTTGCCTGGAGCATTACCCCTTTTAAATAAAAGAGCAGTAGAATTTGCGGCTATGATTTGCCTGGCATTTAATTGTAGTATACCTAGTAAAATATCTTTTTATAGAAAAAATTATTTTTATCCTGATTTACCTAAAAATTTTCAAATTACACAATATAACTCATACGAATTAAGCAGTATTGGATATAAAGGACTGTATGATTTCGAGCGTGGGCTGCCTGACGACTCCAAGAGATCATCCGTGGAAAACAAAAAGCCCTCCATTAGAATTGCAAGAATTCAACTAGAAGAAGATCCAGGAAAGATTGTTTACGAGGATGACAACTCTTCCCTAAATACTTATAGTTTGATAGACTACAATAGAGCTGGAGTAGCGTTAGTTGAAATAGTAACGGAACCAGATTTTACAAACCCATCAGATGTAAGGATTTTTCTAAATGAAATCATCAATATTTTTGAATATCTCAATGTCTGCGATCCGGCCTTAGAAGGCTCTATTCGTTGCGATGTGAATGTCTCAATAAAAGGTGGGAAAAAGGTAGAAATCAAGAATATTAGCTCATTTAAGGACGTTGAAAAATCTATACACTACGAAATTACTAGGCAAAAGACTTTGGTTATGCATGATATTAAAGTTCAAGCGGAAACAAGACATTGGGACGAAAAGAGAAAAATTACAATTTCCGCAAGATCCAAAGAAGAAGAAGAAGATTACAAATATTTTCCCGAACCAGATATCCCTAGGATAAGCCTTGAAGGAGAAATGTTCACCTCTAAGTTGAAGTCTCAAATGCATGAACTGCCAGATGAACGACTTGAAAGATACAAAAACACTTTTAAAATTACCCCTCACACGGCTAGAATTTTAGTAAATAGTAAAAGGATCAGTGATTTTTTTGAGGAGTCGTTAAAATATTACCATTCTCCTGTGGAAGTATCTAATTGGATCGTTAACGAGTTGTTAACAAAGGTAAATGAATTAGAAAAATCTGAAACCAGCAAAACTACGACAAATAGGCTGTCTGACTCTTTTATGTCCCCCCGCTTAATCGCGAGTATGGCACAATTAGTCGAAGAAAAAAAAATCAATAGGAACATGGCGAGAGAGATTTTCGACAATTGTTTACGTACTGGTGAAGATCCACATGAAATGATAAAAAGATTGGATACTCAAAAAATTTCAAACACAGAGGATATAGTCAGTTTGATAAAAAAAATAATTTCTGACCAACCGCATCTTGTTGGCCAATCAAAGAATAATTCCAATGTCAGTAATTTCATTCTGGGTTTAATCATGAAAGATACCCAAGGCAAAGCCGATCCACAAGTAGCGATGAATTTAATAAGGGAGATTCTATCAAAGAGTGACTAGTAGGCTGTAAAAGTCACTATATTGTGGGGTAAAATTGAAAAACTATTCAAGTCATCTATCGATTTGTGAATTGTAAATGAGCTTTGGATAATTAGTTTGTTCTTATAGGAAATTGCATTGGAAGCTAGTATGATTTTTTACCAAAATAACATAGGAATTACCTGTGTCAGAAATATCAATGAAATATATCTAAAATAAATAGGTTGAATATTAGTAAACTATTGTCCTCATGTCAATCTCAAACGATATAGATGAAGTATCAACATGTATTGTTTGTCCTTTTTGTAAAACAAAGTCTTCAAAAGATTGGATAGTTAAACACTTGGAGTCCAAAAAAACCCCGAAAATTAGAAAGTCCCAAGTATTTTTCAGATGTGTAGAATGTAATCACACTACAAGGGTGTCTGATAAAAAACTAATAAAATTTATTGATGCAGAAGTAATGCGCAGTGAGGATTTCTAAATTGAAATCTATATTCTGTAAATAAGTGGAAAGAACGGAACAAGAATATTTTCTGAAATTTGATAAAATGTCAGGTGAATTCCATAAGAAAAGACATTTCAAATTTTAGTCTTTGGGCAACATATTTTCCAAATTCCTCATTACGATTGGTAAAAATGAACCTATATCAGTAACCACTCCTATCGCTTGAGTCGTTCCTCTATCGAGCAGTTTAGTTACAACAGGTTGATTGATATCAATAGCAATAACCTTGACTGAGGCGGGTAACATATTTCCTACCGCTATAGAGTGTAGCATAGTTGATAACATTATAACCAATTTAGCATCTCTTAATACGGATTTATACTGCATTTGAGCTTCCACTACATCTGTAATAACATCTGGAATAGGTCCATCGTCTCTTATGGAACCACATAATACGAATGGAATATCTGCTTTGACGCATTCATACATTATACCTTTAGTAAGCTTTCCTGTTTCAACCATTGATTTGATAGAGCCAGACTTAAAAACCTCATTTACGACTAACATGTGATTTCTATGCCCCCTAACAGCTAAAGTTCCATCGTCCACGTGCATTCCCAACGAAGTGCCTAGCAAAGCATTTTCTATATCATGGACAGCTAACGCATTGCCAGTCAATATTCCGTCTACTAGCCCGAGTTTGATCATTTTTGCTAGAATGTCGGAAGCTCCTGAATGAACCACAACTGGACCAGCAACCACGATTATTTTTCCTGAATTAAGTTTAGTTTTGACGATGTCTATTGCAACCTTTTTTGCAATCTGTTGAGATGGACGTTCGCTTGAACTACTACTACTCATAAATTGAAAAATGTCTACACCTTCTCTCGGCCTTTCCTGAGGTACGATCTTAATCCCCCTTTCACCAGTAACAATCAAATCACCTTTTTTTATCTCTCTATTTGTTCTACATTCTGCCCTCTTTAAGACTGGATCAAGCACAATGCATTTATCCATCATCATTTTTTCTACACTTATCCAAGTATTGTCATAGTAAATTTGAGTTGAGTTGTTGGTAGTGCTATAAAAGTCATCGGGTAATACCATGTCTTTTGGTGCTTTTATGCAACTAACATTATCGGTAGAAACGCTTGTCGCCCCTTCACGAAATAAATTTTCTAAAATTTCTGAAAGGTGAAACTCTGTATCTGCTTTTATAACCAATTTCGCATAACTATGATCTTCTTTCTTCTTTCCAATCGTAAATTCCTCAACAGTAAAATCACCTTTCATGTCCATTACCTTGTCAAAAATGCGAGTAAGAATGGAAGAGTCTACAAGATGTCCCCTGACCTCGATCTCTTTTTCAAAACTACTCATTTATCTTCAAATCCACTCATACGTATTGTTATTTTCAAAATTAAACTTAACCTATACTGGCAATGAGACTTTGCCGAAATACTCTTCAATATCACCTTTCTGTTTTATCTTGGTTTTTATTGCATCTTTTTTTTCCTCCGAAAACCAATTTGCTATAGATTTTGCGATCCCATGTTTATCGCAAATTGCAATAAGATACCCCTGCTCTTCCTTTACTATAGCAAAATAATTTTCCGCTCCAACTGGTTCCCAATTATTGCTCTTATTGTCCTTTAGAGCTAGTGCTGGTAAAGCTGGAGTGGTATCTAAAATGTAATTTGTCAATAGTTCCTGTGCATCCTTTACCCTCTTTTCGCCCATCTTCAATGCAGCAAAATATTGCATAATATTATTTGCAGAGATATGCTAATATTTCTTTAATTTCGTATAGCTCCTTATTTTCACTTGAAATAGTTTTGGAATTAATCTGTTCATGAAGATTGTGCTTATTCTCCTGAATAAATAACCAAACGCTCTTTTTAAACGGTGCAATCTGTGAGCGCCTGAGATTTTTCCTATGCTCATAATAAAAATCTGATTGAAGCAACATCTCTAATTTATCTATGAGATGGATCAACTTAGAGTCAAAAGTTTGGTTTTCATTGTATTCTTTCCATATGTCAGATATCTCTTTTTTTATTTTATCATGTGATAATTTTTTCAAAATTAATTTAAATGCGTTATCCTCAATTTGCTTCTTTCTAATAGCATTCATAGATTCGGGAGTAATATCTCCAACTACAGATTCCGCCAAGTCATGAATAAGGACCATCTGAATTAGTTTCAATTTTCTCTCGCATGAAAATGAGTATTTTGTAGACAAAAACATCACGATTACTATCATGAGTAACGTATGTGATGCTACAGATTCGGTATTTTCGATAGCAAGCTTCTCTACCCATCCTGTTCTAAGTAACTCTTTTAGTTTATAGTAAGGTAAAGTAAATTCCTTCAGGTCGCGCACTTGTGTTTTGAGGTTTACAGACAAAATTACCAAGAAATCTCCATGAATATAAAATGATAATTAGCTAACAGATGTGGGATATTTTTGACAAGACTCTTAACATCAACGGAAATATCGAAAAGAAATGTGAAGAAAGTGGCTATAATAGACATTGTTATAGTAATCATAATAATGTACATTACATTTGTAATTTGCGTCATATTTTGTTGTTCAATATGAATTAATTTATGTCTTTGTTAAAGTAAAGCATAGAACCAACAGAAATATTAATTAACGGTTTGCAAGTTAGTTGTGAATTCTAATATTGGTGTTGAATATGCACGTGCTTTTTTTGCAAAAGAAAATTCACGGGACTATGACAGGTTAGTCCGATTAGCTACTCTTGGTCAGGATTCTATGTGGAAGAAAAAAATTGTTAGCAAAATTCCCACCAATAGTTTTGTTTTGGACCTAGCTTGCGGTACAGGGATTCTTTCGTCCTTACTTATTAAAAATGGGGATGAAGTTTTAGGCATTGATTTAACTTGGGGATATTTGGAAATGATAGATGTTAAGGGGATCGAGATGGATTTAGTAAATGCAAATGCAGAAATGTTGCCATTTGTTGACAATACTTTCGATTTCGTAGTAACATCATATTTGCCAAAATATACGAATTTGAATCTTCTAGTCAATGAATGTTATAGGGTTCTAAAATCAGATGGATGCATTATACTCCATGATTTCACCCATCCAAAAAATCCCTTATATAGGTATGCATGGAAAAATTATTTTAGACTTATAAAATACATATGGAGGAACGATGAGAAATGGAAAAACGTATTTTCTAATCTGGATGTTTTGATTAAACAAAATGAGTGGGATTTAAGGATTGGGAATATCCTAAGGACAATTGGATTTAATCAAATCGTTTCGAGCTACTTGACCTTTCAAACTTCCTTAGTCGTTACTGCAATAAAAAATGACTTTTGATAGCAGGGAGAATGAGTGGTTCGTACCAAAATTCGGACCACGGAAGTTTCAGATTGCCTGTGGAATGTTGTTTCTCCCCTATACAGGTATGTGTTTGTCCTTTGTGATCTGGGGGTGTTTATTGGCATCAACGGTCGATTTTGGCAAAATGGCCGGTATTGTGTTGATCTATTTTTTGTCATTAGGAATTGCAGCTCACGTTGCAGATGGGGTCGGTTCGAGTCGGGTAAAGCCCTGGGGACATCTGTTAACTAAGAAACAATCTTGGATTATCATAATATTGACACTGGTAGTAGCATATAGTTTAGGATCTTACTATGCAATTAATTTCTCCCCTAATCTAATCGTCATTGGACTGATCGAAGGATTTTTTCTATTTGCATATAATTTTGAGTTATTTGGAGCAAGGTTTCATAACAACTTTTGGTTTTCAATTTCATGGGGTGCGCTTCCTTTCCTAGCTGGTTTTGTCATTCAAACTAATGTGATTAACTTGTTTATAATATTGCTTTCTGTTATACCCTTTGGACTAAGTTATTTAGAGATTAGGGTTTCAAGGGTTTACAAGGAAAATAAGAGAAATAACATAATTACAAGAAAAACAGAGAACTATGAATCTATTCTAAAATTGTTGAGTTTGGGTACTATTTTCCTTACTGTTTTACTAATAGTTTGGCTATGGCTAAAGAGCTATAATTGAAATATCAGTTTGTTTTCCCATTATTTTATATCATGTATATCTGCAATTACAATATTTTGATTAGATAAATTCTCACAACTCCGTTTCATCCTTTTTACCTTTTTCATTGCTTTTTTTAACACTATCAAGTAAATCGATGAAATTATTACCTTTTCCTAACTGGTTTTTACTCTTTTGCTTCTTACCTTTGCTCCTTTTTTTCAAGCGTTTTATCAATAAATACGCTACAATAACAAGAACTATCAGGATGATGAAACCAATCGGATTGGTGCCAGAAAAAATACTACCAAGACCTTGATTTTCATTGGTAGGCTGTGCCGGCATTTCAATAATTACAATATTGCTTGAAAAAATTGTGTATAAATTCCTCAAATCATCATAATACTCAATCTTCAATGGTACCAAATAATTTCCAGATGACGATTTGTTACTAGTTGAAAGCGGGATGTTAAATGGTAATGGCGAGTCCTCTTCTAAATCTCCTAGGTATTGAGGAGTAGTAGATAATGGCGATACGATTTTCAAATTAGTAACATTTTTGCCTGATACTGACATTTTTTTGATTTCCTCTTCAATCATTTTTTCATCAGTGACCAATTCTACTGTAGTAAATAGTCCTCCGGTATTCCCTTTGTTAAGAAGATTTCCAACCACATTTAAGACACCTCCTATGTTGTCTACTGCGAGATCATTAACACTTACACTTATTTCTCCTACAACATTAGCTCCAATATTAAAAGAGCTAGATTTCAATTGTCCTTTACTTACATATTCAATGTTAACATTAAAGGAGACAGGACTATTTATTAAAGAAGTTGATGCGAAAATCTTAGTTGGGAGCATTATGGTTGTTTTTGGATCAATTCTCGTTAAATCCCATTTTGAACTGCCTAAGATTTCTAAGGAGCCTGTGTTTACAGTAAGGGTAATGACTGCATTTCGTATCTCGTCATCATTATTGTTCGTAATATTAAACCTAAAGTCATCAATTTTTCCAGCAGTAATGAAAACCGTTTGGTCTTGCGGATTACTTGATGGTAATGACTCTCCGAGAGTTGTGTTTGAATTATTTATGCTGTTTGAAAAGTCAGGTAGAGAAATAAAGGAGAGCTGCCCATCTAATCTATCTATCTCCTTATTATTCGACAGGTTCTGGTTATGTTCCAATAATTCATTTGACATGATCTGAGCTTGACCACTTGTCTTGTTGTTCTTGTTCATTACGATACTTTTTGAGGTTACGCTCAAACCCTCTTCATTATTGGCTGAACCTGGATTACTACCTGTTACGCTCAAACCCTCTTCAGTATTGGCTGTACCGGGATTACTACCTGTTACGCTCAAACCACCGTCCGGAGGATTTGGTAACACTCTAAATCCTACGGTCTTATCCGTCGAGGCAAGGACGCCTACCGGATTAACATAGGTGATATGTAATTTCAAT from Candidatus Nitrosocosmicus hydrocola carries:
- a CDS encoding HD domain-containing protein is translated as MSVNLKTQVRDLKEFTLPYYKLKELLRTGWVEKLAIENTESVASHTLLMIVIVMFLSTKYSFSCERKLKLIQMVLIHDLAESVVGDITPESMNAIRKKQIEDNAFKLILKKLSHDKIKKEISDIWKEYNENQTFDSKLIHLIDKLEMLLQSDFYYEHRKNLRRSQIAPFKKSVWLFIQENKHNLHEQINSKTISSENKELYEIKEILAYLCK
- the gatB gene encoding Asp-tRNA(Asn)/Glu-tRNA(Gln) amidotransferase subunit GatB, which gives rise to MKADTMNIDQLKIGLEIHCQLTNLNTKLFCRCLCNYRNSQPNENTCPICLGLPGALPLLNKRAVEFAAMICLAFNCSIPSKISFYRKNYFYPDLPKNFQITQYNSYELSSIGYKGLYDFERGLPDDSKRSSVENKKPSIRIARIQLEEDPGKIVYEDDNSSLNTYSLIDYNRAGVALVEIVTEPDFTNPSDVRIFLNEIINIFEYLNVCDPALEGSIRCDVNVSIKGGKKVEIKNISSFKDVEKSIHYEITRQKTLVMHDIKVQAETRHWDEKRKITISARSKEEEEDYKYFPEPDIPRISLEGEMFTSKLKSQMHELPDERLERYKNTFKITPHTARILVNSKRISDFFEESLKYYHSPVEVSNWIVNELLTKVNELEKSETSKTTTNRLSDSFMSPRLIASMAQLVEEKKINRNMAREIFDNCLRTGEDPHEMIKRLDTQKISNTEDIVSLIKKIISDQPHLVGQSKNNSNVSNFILGLIMKDTQGKADPQVAMNLIREILSKSD
- the gatA gene encoding Asp-tRNA(Asn)/Glu-tRNA(Gln) amidotransferase subunit GatA — encoded protein: MKELFKLPANVVITKIKNGEFTAEEYISVIIERINKTDIKINSFITKNFENALEKSKKIDQKIQKGEKTGNLAGIPIGIKDNINVKGLKNTCASKMLSDYVSPFNATVVERIEKQDGIIIGKLNMDEFGMGSTSEFSAYGPVRNPWNIDYVAGGSSGGSAAAVSSLQIPISLGSDTGGSIRCPSSFCSVVGLKPTYGSISRNGLVSYSNSLEQIGPIARTIFDIVPILNTISGEDINDNTTSDLRNDCIIKSDEQLQISRLKVGILSDLIQSSDSQIVSGIQQKIDLLEKHHCYLENIKISMIDFAVASYYIIATAEASSNLSRFDNIRYGYTLNPEGYEWTTYFSKARSLFGDEVKRRILLGSYVLSAGYFGKYYAKAQLVRSLIRNEFENLFKKFDVILLPTMPVLPFKLGEKISNPVDIYNLDLFTIIANLTGLPAISIPAGFSKEGFPFGVQLITNAFDEQKLVDFAVLFERTSNYGECDPGL
- the aspS gene encoding aspartate--tRNA(Asn) ligase; translated protein: MDEKIVHEDDLGNLRRSHYSFQISRSNIDESVVIVGWISSKRDHGNVLFVQLRDQFGEMQVVVKKKELSSDLFNTIRNLKEHSSLGITGVVVEQKNSLDQVEIIPKEIKILSISNKPAPFLTQAVSSVGIDTRLDLRAIDLRRNHLQYIFKIRNTVINSIREYFNENYFVEVNTPKMIATATEGGAALFPIFYYDREAFLAQSPQLYKEQLTMAFESVFEIAPIFRAEPSRTNRHLSEAISVDAEKAYVDYRDMMDHLEKLIHHIINKINTKNANELENLGISLPQINNSFTRITYSDLVRKLQANHKYIRWGDDISPKILKDLFGDEFFFIIEWPASTKPFYVKSITEDDYSAGKDIDEKNRLSESFDLMFGGLELSSGSTRINNKSMLMENMKKKGLNDKAFDYHLRVFDYAVPPHAGFGLGLERLIMAILRLDNIRDATFYPRDIDRLTP
- a CDS encoding TIGR00300 family protein; protein product: MSSFEKEIEVRGHLVDSSILTRIFDKVMDMKGDFTVEEFTIGKKKEDHSYAKLVIKADTEFHLSEILENLFREGATSVSTDNVSCIKAPKDMVLPDDFYSTTNNSTQIYYDNTWISVEKMMMDKCIVLDPVLKRAECRTNREIKKGDLIVTGERGIKIVPQERPREGVDIFQFMSSSSSSERPSQQIAKKVAIDIVKTKLNSGKIIVVAGPVVVHSGASDILAKMIKLGLVDGILTGNALAVHDIENALLGTSLGMHVDDGTLAVRGHRNHMLVVNEVFKSGSIKSMVETGKLTKGIMYECVKADIPFVLCGSIRDDGPIPDVITDVVEAQMQYKSVLRDAKLVIMLSTMLHSIAVGNMLPASVKVIAIDINQPVVTKLLDRGTTQAIGVVTDIGSFLPIVMRNLENMLPKD
- a CDS encoding class I SAM-dependent methyltransferase, whose product is MNSNIGVEYARAFFAKENSRDYDRLVRLATLGQDSMWKKKIVSKIPTNSFVLDLACGTGILSSLLIKNGDEVLGIDLTWGYLEMIDVKGIEMDLVNANAEMLPFVDNTFDFVVTSYLPKYTNLNLLVNECYRVLKSDGCIILHDFTHPKNPLYRYAWKNYFRLIKYIWRNDEKWKNVFSNLDVLIKQNEWDLRIGNILRTIGFNQIVSSYLTFQTSLVVTAIKNDF